In Theileria parva strain Muguga chromosome 4 map unlocalized ctg_529, whole genome shotgun sequence, one DNA window encodes the following:
- a CDS encoding S1 RNA binding domain protein has translation MILYILIFTSFVTIHSYRNYTHIPNLQQFTTKLDLTKEPVTLINCDTEFQGHIGFEATEKIKEKLPKSIQFISKKLVKNILDHDLDVINKKQNHHKPKWKIRSNKNRFDVCHYKVGERLKGRVSEVFPTYALVDIGSTKFGVLHARDISLGWVDRVDLTLTPKEDLDVYIKSINPEYKTIKLSLIPPSETRKSLKDRKLLTHYQIEDVVEGVVVRKSPLGCYVDIGANVDAFLHRSDYKITERMRKSPIGKNYFNKDRYQIGSKLENLYIKSIDILKNRIGLSENTFFEELERNVITGKETHEQQSSYLRDYKLDFMKELRVRDIENMKAIGGYDDYLKGLNANRNASIDYLLYLENLQEQRKIKEEQKKLFKDLSTKQKINRDKDYFNKLTHKLCDLDKCAYEPSNDEKSIYKYGDNKVWTSNIYTPFNFSNNKSTDSDKVVGEVGNETENGVEQIKSNQNDNTNVNIKYFKTLNDEIVGGLKDVQGENFNLKQRYEAVNRYDEPYKMIDYLYEQFHQKPSKLSVQTDKYEYKRGYIHPSIADTSTLNTDTNTNTNTNSMDDGGNLVDKLEFSSENSKRYENVLKREKLIKEFLSSDDPDLVEVGEMLNETKNFDPFKHCRTLKESEESAITGARNLFQDDVLQWNDRFCNLISENPELIPDPESDINDENSAKDESEPVDSSLEEEEIENIDPKVLKALDEDEDEFTTPFIQGMHGNGSDYDMYKEDLDTFPDFDSNEHQDKSPKCSESGKRYESDNFMESSEAPVVSKKSTKLSLTELKLRKSLVNKDEKLDIKSLINKLKKNKKLEKEMSTTDSPLTTLLSKISENTPEQHQNKAIQIINEIKNTVHSITNTTTNITNNIDTNSTIGTTDNSVFTSDQVPNTGNSSESVENFETVNDYIVSTLDKQEGLDNLLEESGPDDDLEPFDNKNDLKLLIKFAKTQLTPKDYHTIERLTTNENEYSENRIMNELKSCYGRENKGKKSNHTYYEEGYDQYLYNLQNLEKRADNSRKVHEMNYKFKILMKNKRFINMLKRLNVDKNTLSINNITELLPQQFHFQRLTPTTQLT, from the exons ATGATATTGTATATACTCATTTTCACATCGTTTGTAACAATACACTCATATCGCAATTATACTCACATTCCCAACCTTCAACAATTTACCACTAAACTTGATCTAACTAAAGAGCCTGTAACTTTAATTAACTGTGATACTGAATTTCAAGGCCATATCGGTTTCGAAGCCACTGAAAAGATAAAAGAAAAATTACCAAAATCCAtaca GTTTATTAGTAAAAAGTTGGTAAAAAACATATTAGATCATGATTTGGATGTTATTAACAAGAAACAAAACCATCACAAACCA AAGTGGAAGATAAGGAGTAACAAGAATAGATTTGATGTTTGTCACTATAAAGTCGGCGAAAGACTTAAAGGAAGAGTTTCTGAAGTCTTCCCAACCTATGCCCTGGTTGACATCGGGAGCACAAAATTCGGGGTTTTACATGCCAGGGACATTAGTTTGGGCTGGGTAGACAGAGTGGACCTGACTTTAACTCCCAAAGAAGATCTTGACGTGTATATAAAGTCAATTAACCCTGaatataaaacaattaaacTGTCCTTAATTCCGCCCTcag AAACTAGAAAATCACTTAAGGACAGAAAACTCTTAACGCATTATCAA ATTGAAGATGTTGTGGAGGGCGTGGTTGTTCGCAAGTCTCCTCTTGGCTGTTATGTTGATATTGGCGCTAACGTAGACGCTTTTCTGCACAGAAGTgactataaaataactgaAAGAATGAGAAAGAGCCCAAtaggtaaaaattactttaatAAAGATAGGTATCAAATCGGCAGCAAGCTGGagaatttgtatattaaatcaattgacattttaaaaaacag AATTGGTTTATCTGAGAATACATTTTTTGAAGAATTAGAAAGAAATGTGATAACTGGCAAAGAAACTCATGAGCAGCAATCTTCATATCTCA GAGACTATAAGTTGGATTTTATGAAGGAGCTTAGAGTAAGAGATATTGAGAATATGAAGGCGATTGGAGGATACGACGACTACTTAAAAGGACTTAATGCAAACAGAAACGCATCGATTGATTACTTACTATACTTAGAAAATCTACAA gAGCAAAGGAAGATTAAAGAAGAGCAGAAGAAACTGTTTAAGGACTTGAGCACcaaacaaaaaataaatcgAGACAAAGACTACTTTAACAA GTTAACACACAAGTTGTGTGACTTGGACAAGTGTGCATATGAACCTTCAAATGACGAAAAATCCATCTACAa ATATGGCGACAATAAAGTTTGGACTTCAAATATATACACGCCCTTCAATTtctcaaataataaatcaacTGATTCTGACAAAGTAGTTGGAGAAGTTGGTAATGAAACTGAGAACGGTGTGGAACAGATCAAATCTAATCAAAACGATAATACGAACGTTAACATAAAGTACTTTAAAACACTCAACGATGAAATAGTTGGTGGTCTTAAGGATGTTCAGGgcgaaaattttaacttgaAACAAAGGTACGAAGCTGTCAATAGGTACGATGAGCCTTACAAAATGATCGATTACTTGTATGAACAGTTCCACCAAAAGCCCAGTAAACTCTCAGTACAAACAGATAAATATGAATACAAAAGAGGTTACATTCATCCGTCAATAGCTGATACCAGCACACTCAACACTGACACTAACACTAACACTAACACCAATAGTATGGATGATGGTGGTAATTTGGTGGACAAACTGGAGTTTTCAAGCGAGAACAGTAAAAGGTATGAAAACGTTTTAAAGAGAGAGAAGTTGATTAAAGAGTTCCTGAGTAGTGATGATCCTGACCTGGTAGAGGTGGGAGAAATGCTCAATGAAACGAAAAATTTTGACCCTTTTAAGCACTGTCGAACGCTTAAAGAATCAGAGGAATCAGCGATAACAGGAGCTAGAAACTTGTTCCAAGACGATGTTCTGCAGTGGAATGATAGATTTTGTAACCTTATTTCAGAAAACCCAGAGTTGATTCCTGATCCAGAGTCAGATATTAATGACGAAAATTCTGCTAAGGATGAGTCTGAACCCGTGGATTCCTCCCtggaagaagaagaaatcga gaatATTGACCCCAAAGTTCTTAAAGCCCTTGAcgaagatgaagatgaatTCACAACTCCTTTTATTCAGGGTATGCACGGTAATGGGAGTGATTATGACATGTATAAAGAGGATCTTGATACGTTTCCTGATTTTGACTCGAATGAACACCAAGATAAATCACCAAAATGCTCAGAATCTGGAAAGAGGTATGAATCAGACAATTTTATGGAATCTTCTGAAGCTCCCGTAGTTTCCAAAAAATCCACTAAATTATCCCTAACTGAGCTTAAATTGAGAAAGTCACTGGTGAATAAAGATGAAAAACTTGATATTAAGAGCTTAATtaataagttaaaaaaGAACAAGAAACTTGAGAAGGAAATGTCAACTACTGATTCTCCTTTGACAACTTTACTCTCAAAAATTTCCGAAAACACCCCTGAACAGCATCAAAACAAAGCgattcaaattattaacgaaattaaaaacacaGTTCACAGCATTACCAATACTACTACTAATATAACCAATAATATTGACACGAATAGTACTATTGGCACGACGGATAACTCTGTTTTCACTAGTGACCAGGTGCCTAACACTGGTAACTCTTCGGAGAGTGTTGAGAACTTTGAGACTGTGAACGATTATATAGTTTCAACGTTGGATAAACAGGAGGGtttggataatttattagagGAATCTGGACCGGATGACGATTTGGAGCCttttgataataaaaatgatctTAAACTATTGATTAAATTCGCCAAAACCCAGTTAACACCTAAAGACTATCATACTATAGAAAG GTTGACAACGAATGAGAACGAGTACTCAGAGAATAGGATTATGAACGAGCTTAAGAGCTGTTACGGCAGAGAAAACAAAGGAAAAAAGTCCAATCACACATATTATGAAGAGGGTTACGACCAATATctttacaatttacaaaatttggAGAAAAGGGCAGATAATTCAAGGAAGGTGCATGAAATGAactacaaatttaaaattctaaTGAAGAACAAACGTTTCATAAACATGCTTAAGCGTTTGAACGTTGATAAAAACACTTTAAGTATTAACAATATCACCGAGTTATTACCTCAGCAGTTCCACTTTCAGCGATTAACGCCAACTACTCAActaacataa
- the HDP gene encoding Fasciclin domain protein, with protein sequence MFISQALLWRSNFGGLKKLRRVTKDPNVINSKVYWCFEHKYIRRTVLSFCNNNPFTRSFSSLINPEEESGYRLSHELSLPGPFTGFIPVNEGLTQALSKLEASYKDSVVDFVRSHFTHNLWLYRDILGSPTQPWLLYNKTRKFPEKLQTINNKSLFFEHTGDLSKGDKEIFVNGSKILRWNLRCHNGVIHLIDKPLFDI encoded by the exons ATGTTTATCTCTCAGGCCCTGTTGTGGAGATCTAATTTTGGAGGCTTGAAAAAGTTGAGAAGAGTAACAAAGGACCCGAACGTCATAAATTCAAAGGTTTACTGGTGTTTTgaacataaatatattcGCCGTACTGTTCTTTCATTCTGTAATAACAACCCCTTTACGCGTTctttttcaagtttaataaatccTGAGGAGGAATCTg GCTATAGGTTATCTCACGAGTTATCACTTCCAGGGCCTTTTACAGGCTTTATTCCAGTAAATGAGGGCTTAACTCAGGCTTTATCAAAGCTAGAGGCTTCATACAAGGATTCTGTCGTTGATTTCGTGAGGTCccattttacacataacTTATGGCTATATCGTGACATACTAGGTTCTCCAACCCAGCCCTGGTTATTGTACAATAAAACTCGAAAATTTCCAGAAAAACTTCAAACCATTAATAACAAATCTTTGTTCTTCGAACACACTGGAGACTTGTCAAAGGGTGATAAGGAAATCTTTGTAAACGGTTCAAAGATACTTCGCTGGAACCTGAGATGTCATAATGGAGTTATTCACCTGATAGATAAACCTCTTTTCGATATCTAA
- the nhp2l1 gene encoding uncharacterized protein gives MSTTNDSASKAFPLATEEMNGVLLDLVQQAGNYKQLKKGANEATKALNRGHAEIVLLAADAEPLEIILHLPLLCEDKNVPYIFVHSKVALGRACGVSRPVISCAITSRDGSPLNQQIVDAKDNIERLLI, from the exons atgagtacCACAAACGACAGCGCATCAAAGGCTTTTCCTCTCGCTACCGAAGAAATGAACGGAGTACTTCTGGACCTTGTACAACAGGCAGGGAACTACAAACAGCTCAAAAAAGGAGCCAATGAAG CTACAAAGGCTTTGAATAGAGGACATGCTGAGATTGTTTTACTTGCAGCTGATGCTGAACCTcttgaaattattttgCATCTTCCACTTCTATGTGAAGATAAG aaTGTCCCTTATATCTTTGTTCATAGTAAGGTAGCCTTAGGCAGGGCTTGTGGAGTTTCACGTCCTGTGATTTCTTGTGCTATTACCAGTAGGGACGGATCACCTCTGAATCAGCAGATCGTTGACGCAAAAGATAACATAGAACGCTTACTAATTTAA
- the METK2 gene encoding methionine adenosyltransferase, with protein MPLPKFINNTNGSFLFTSESVNEGHPDKLCDQISDSILDACLEQDKDSKVACEVCATKDFIMVFGEISTFANVDYVEVVKSVLKNVGYTSTALGIDSDTVEVLVKLKLQSPEIANAVHVGKAKEHIGAGDQGIMFGYATDETPECVPLSHYLAVKLGQRLSYLRKSNSLSYLRPDAKTQVTVEYQKHTNGHIEPKRIDTIVISTQHDPGVDFGVMKEDIMKHVVMQVVPKNLLDERTKYLINPAGSFVLGGPASDAGLTGRKVIVDTYGGWGAHGGGCFSGKDSTKVDRSGAYYARFVAKSLVLNGFCKRVLVQISYCIGAVDPISLYIDTYGTVAKGYTDNDLQKIVLKNFDFRVGYIIEELMLKRPIFRKTSVYGHFGREDPDFLWERPKDLSHEKLSNNHNLMVNGH; from the exons atgcCGCTCCCAAAATTCATAAACAATACAAATGGAAGCTTTTTATTCACCTCCGAATCCGTAAATGAGGGACATCCTGATAAATTGTGCGATCAAATCTCAGACTCAATTTTAGACGCCTGTTTGGAACag GATAAGGATAGTAAGGTGGCGTGTGAAGTGTGCGCAACAAAAGACTTTATAATGGTTTTTGGTGAAATCAGTACATTTGCTAATGTTGACTATGTAGAAGTGGTAAAATCTGTTTTAAAGAACGTAGGATACACTTCAACTGCTTTAGGTATTGATTCCGATACAGTTGAAGTTTTAgtcaaattaaaattgcAATCGCCTGAAATCGCCAATGCTGTACATGTTGGTAAAGCTAAAGAGCATATCGGTGCAG GTGACCAAGGAATAATGTTTGGATATGCAACTGATGAAACACCTGAGTGCGTTCCTCTTTCGCACTATTTGGCCGTGAAGCTGGGCCAAAGACTATCGTACCTGCGCAAAAGTAATTCACTGTCATATTTGAGACCTGACGCTAAAACGCAAGTCACAGTCGAGTACCAGAAACATACAAACGGACACATTGAACCAAAAAGGATAGATACCATAGTAATCAGCACTCAACACGATCCAGGA GTGGATTTTGGGGTTATGAAAGAGGATATAATGAAGCATGTGGTGATGCAGGTGGTTCCAAAGAATTTGTTGGACGAGAGGACAAAGTATCTTATCAACCCTGCAGGTTCCTTTGTCTTGGGAGGACCAGCTTCAGATGCAGGTTTAACGGGGAGAAAAGTAATAGTTGATACTTACGGTGGTTGGGGAGCCCATGGAGGAGGCTGCTTCTCAGGAAAAGACTCAACTAAGGTGGATAGATCAGGAGCCTACTATGCACGATTTGTTGCAAAATCGCTGGTTTTAAATGGCTTTTGTAAGAGAGTCTTGGTACAAATCTCTTATTGCATAGGAGCGGTAGATCCCATTTCCCTGTATATTGATACATACGGTACTGTAGCAAAGGGCTATACGGATAATGACCTGCAGAAAATAGTACTTAAAAACTTCGATTTCAGAGTGGGTTATATAATAGAAGAACTGATGTTAAAACGCCCAATCTTCAGGAAAACGAGCGTTTACGGCCATTTTGGTAGAGAAGATCCTGATTTCCTGTGGGAACGACCGAAAGATCTTTCACATGAAAAACTATCCAATAACCATAACCTTATGGTTAACGGACACTAA
- the gatA gene encoding Amidase family protein: protein MGLKCNLKIFKESRSYTESEINSYIEEFFQECSRLSGKPTHNSFENTKAWEYIKKCLESLKNQEEVDPEILDKNEAYSYVLNKYQIFDQVVNLVERIKAEERDKIPLFGLPLAIKDNVAVKGIPLKNGATTGPYEPSFTATAVESLINAGMVLVGKTKLNGFGLGANTTGVKSIYGEEYIVGGSSGGSGVAVGGNSVTVAIGTDTGGSVRCPAAFCNAVGYRPSKGVVSRFGMHELSANFDTVGFITNTVYEAVYLAYFTSGYDIKDMLSEYDSNLIKQSFLALLHNFNNLKIPLDMWKGLKNVKIGMFDSEEIFKLGFIDEENKVNMENAARITSELGAEVIKLTIPPLDKLTAIYYLETAKQTTTNVRRFNQYPYSSNKSTTVTDLVLSFEKRIQERFLLGEYVKLSEFNIEGLLKDQREEMIKWVEENKLFSEVEFFITPSTSEVLPKKNIELQSKNVYMLDLFLTISPILGLCSLSLPLRNSNRPNSLHITGGYFQDHRLMEVSLIFEAYLRTQTIST from the exons atggGTCTAAAGTGTAATTTAAAGATCTTTAAGGAATCAAGGAGTTATACCGAGTCTGAAATAAATAGTTACATTGAGGAGTTTTTTCAGGAATGTTCCAGACTATCCGGAAAACCAACACATAATTCATTTGAGAACACAAAAGCCTGGgagtatattaaaaaatgtctGGAATCACTAAAAAATCAGGAGGAAGTTGACCCAGAAATTCTCGACAAAAATGAAGCCTATTCATATGTGTTGAATAAGTATCAGATATTTGATCAGGTAGTGAATTTGGTAGAAAGAATTAAGGCCGAAGAACGGGATAAAATACCCTTGTTCGGTCTTCCACTTGCAATAAAGGATAACGTGGCAGTTAAGGGGATACCACTGAAAAATG GAGCCACAACTGGGCCTTATGAACCCAGTTTCACGGCAACTGCAGTAGAGTCACTTATTAACGCAGGGATGGTACTGGTTGGTAAGACCAAACTTAACGGTTTTGGCCTTGGGGCAAATACTACAGGAGTTAAGAGCATTTACGGCGAAGAGTATATTGTCGGAGGCTCATCAGGTGGTTCAGGAGTTGCAGTAGGAGGAAACTCCGTTACCGTCGCAATTGGCACCGACACTGGTGGTTCAGTCAGGTGCCCAGCAGCTTTTTGCAATGCAGTCGGCTACAGACCCTCAAAAGGTGTTGTTAGCAGGTTTGGAATGCACGAACTTTCGGCGAATTTTGACACTGTTGGATTTATTACAAATACTGTCTATGAAGCAGTTTATCTAGCTTATTTTACCTCTGGTTATGATATCAAAGATATGCTAAGTGAATATGATTCAAACCTTATTAAACAATCTTTTCTCGCTCTTTTACACAACTTTAACAACCTAAAAA tacCGTTGGATATGTGGAAGGGGTTGAAGAATGTAAAAATCGGTATGTTTGATTCCGAGGAGATTTTTAAATTGGGGTTTATTGATGAGGagaataaagttaatatgGAGAATGCTGCTAGAATAACCTCAGAATTAGGAGCAGAggttataaaattaaccatTCCACCCCTGGATAAGTTGACTGCAATTTATTACTTGGAAACTGCGAAGCAAACTACCACTAACGTTAGAAGGTTCAATCAATATCCTTATTCGTCAAACAAATCAACCACCGTTACTGATTTAGTACTAAGTTTTGAAAAAAGAATACAAGAACGATTTTTACTAG GGGAATATGTAAAGCTGAGTGAATTTAATATTGAAGGGTTGTTAAAGGACCAGAGAGAAGAGATGATCAAATGGGTGGAAGAGAATAAACTGTTCAGCGAAGTGGAATTTTTCATAACACCGTCAACATCAGAAGTGTTGCCAAAAAAGAATATAGAATTACAATCTAAAAACGTTTACATG TTGGACTTATTTCTGACTATTTCACCAATACTAGGACTATGTTCACTCAGTTTGCCTCTTAGGAATTCAAATAGGCCCAATTCACTACATATTACTGGAGGATACTTTCAGGATCACAGATTAATGGAAGTTTCGCTTATTTTTGAAGCATATTTAAGAACCCAAACCATTTcaacataa
- the rnf-5 gene encoding RING finger protein 5: MEERQTENEHKKPEESPNSKFECNICFDEVKDPVVTRCGHLFCWSCLLSWMNRRNYQCPICQSGISRENVIPLYGHGQNQTDPRDKPEEPRPKAQRSTSNQRPNSFFRGYENRISVSFGSFPFSFIFPIAFGTNNTGSFFDLFRNDESTPNMTSERRRAYAYTGFLSLVGLLMIAYLVLCV, encoded by the exons ATGGAGGAACGACAAACTGAAAATGAACATAAAAAGCCTGAAGAATCTCCCAACTCAAAGTTTGAATGTAACATATGTTTTGATGAAGTTAAAGATCCCGTTGTTACGAGGTGTGGCCACCTGTTCTGCTGGTCCTGTTTGCTCTCCTGGATGAACCGCAGGAACTATCAGTGTCCAATATGCCAATCAGGAATTTCAAGAGAAAATGTTATACCCTTATACGGCCATGGCCAAAATCAAACTGATCCaag AGATAAGCCAGAAGAACCAAGACCGAAAGCACAGAGATCAACATCTAACCAAAGACCAAATTCA ttttttcGAGGATATGAGAACAGAATATCAGTTTCATTTGGATCATTTCctttttcatttatttttccTATCGCATTTGGAACTAACAATACAGGGTCCTTTTTTGACCTCTTCAGAAATGACGAATCCACGCCAAATATGACTTCAG agCGAAGAAGAGCTTACGCCTATACCGGGTTTCTCTCCCTTGTAGGATTACTAATGATCGCATATCTCGTTCTCTGTgtttaa
- a CDS encoding EF-hand domain protein, with translation MASEAGSNVELLFSSYSDERGYVPSSVLNELVCELGYAPSLKEMSDFKQKTGGQCDLTSFKAFLKTIVHPEDTHANLTELFRFYDPNNTGRISKKQLERLLTNVGEYLSETEIERFFSVLCNETDEVDYEDLVNKLLLK, from the exons atgGCTTCGGAAGCTGGTAGTAACGTGGAACTTTTGTTCTCGTCATACTCG GACGAAAGAGGTTACGTTCCCAGTAGTGTTTTAAACGAATTGGTGTGTGAATTG GGTTATGCACCTTCCCTTAAAGAAATGTCAGATTTTAAGCAGAAGACTGGAGGCCAGTGCGATTTGACTTCTTTTAAGGCGTTTTTGAAGACCATCGTCCACCCTGAAGATACACACGCAAACCTAACTGAACTGTTCAGATTCTATGATCCCAAT AACACCGGCAGAATTAGTAAGAAACAGCTGGAGAGACTCTTAACAAACGTAGGAGAATACTTGTCAGAAACGGAAATTGAAAGATTTTTTAg tgtTTTATGCAACGAGACGGATGAAGTGGATTATGAAGATCTAGTTAACAA ACTCCTACTAAAGtga
- a CDS encoding putative integral membrane protein, whose product MDILKKSNILLIIYAIFSLGLSIWAGYDLYYVINPQNDKRNEPSHKVELQDKNKLSESDERRLIKEDTDNFLKSIRGTPRILANIYDLTEIGLDKDIIKQRLIKEDTKEFFKSLEGETSILVNIFDLDFGPDKKVKEAELIKKDTEAFIKSIKGRPIVLSNLFELNFGPDKDILEQKLIKKDTEEFLKKIKADPILLNIYDLVELGIDKKVREAKLIKEDTDKFFEPLDGKTSVLVNLYDNKELGPDKALIEQKLIKKDTADFLKKIERQTSVIANLYDIERMGIVKGKTPMSKDEIEKFVKSIHDTSSILVNIYELSDLGIDESVIKQRLIKEDTKEFFKSLEGETSILVNIFDLDFGPDKKVKEAELIKKDTDEFIEAIRDTPTILGSIYDLKELGIDKVMNKPEPDIKQIPPRPDYEKTLEEDRKKGPALETDHLKENEKKLERDTDLVRDPKGEKTQEELNREKENYKGKDGHGGGMETENEFFG is encoded by the exons ATGGATATTTTGAAGAAAtctaatatattattaataatatatgcCATTTTCTCTCTTGGATTATCGATATGGGCTGGATACGACCTATATTACGTAATAAATCCTCAAA ATGATAAAAGGAATGAGCCATCTCACAAAGTTGAGTTACAAGATAAGAACAAGCTCTCTGAGTCAGACGAGAGAAGGCTAATTAAAGAAGATACTGATAACTTTCTAAAATCTATTAGAGGCACTCCCAGAATACTGGCCAACATCTACGATTTAACCGAGATTGGACTTGACAAAGATATCATTAAGCAAAGACTAATCAAAGAGGACACTAAagaatttttcaaatcCCTGGAGGGTGAAACCTCAATATTGGTTAACATATTCGATCTCGACTTTGGTCCTGACAAAAAGGTCAAAGAGGCAGAATTGATCAAAAAAGACACCGAAGCGTTCATAAAATCGATCAAAGGGAGACCTATAGTTTTATCTAATTTGTTTGAGCTAAACTTTGGGCCTGATAAAGATATTCTTGAGCAAAAACTGATAAAGAAGGACACTGAGGAGTTCTTAAAGAAGATCAAGGCCGACCCTATACTCCTAAACATTTACGACCTTGTAGAGCTTggaattgataaaaaagtCCGGGAGGCTAAGTTAATAAAAGAGGATACTGATAAATTTTTCGAACCACTTGATGGGAAAACCTCGGTCCTCGTGAATCTGTATGACAATAAGGAGCTTGGTCCTGACAAGGCTTTGATTGAACAGAAGCTGATAAAAAAAGATACTGCTGACTTCTTGAAAAAGATTGAGAGACAAACTTCGGTCATTGCTAATCTGTACGATATTGAGAGAATGGGTATTGTTAAAGGTAAAACCCCAATGTCCAAGGATGAAATTGAAAAGTTTGTAAAGTCAATTCATGATACTTCATCAATCCTGGTTAATATATACGAGCTTAGCGATCTGGGTATAGATGAATCTGTAATTAAGCAAAGACTAATCAAAGAGGACACTAAagaatttttcaaatcCCTGGAGGGTGAAACCTCAATATTGGTTAACATATTCGATCTCGACTTTGGTCCTGACAAAAAGGTAAAAGAGGCAGAATTGATCAAAAAAGATACTGACGAATTCATTGAGGCGATTCGAGACACTCCTACAATTCTCGGTAGTATATACGATTTGAAAGAATTGGGTATTGATAAAGTAATGAATAAACCAGAACCAGATATAAAGCAGATTCCACCTAGGCCTGATTACGAGAAAACTCTAGAGGAAGATAGAAAGAAAGGCCCTGCACTTGAAACGGACCACCTGAAAGAAAACGAAAAGAAATTGGAAAGAGACACAGATTTGGTGAGAGACCCAAAAGGAGAAAAAACTCAAGAAGAATTAAACAGGgaaaaagaaaattataagGGAAAGGATGGTCACGGAGGTGGTATGGAAACTGAGAATGAATTTTTTGGGTAG